The genomic stretch CCAAGACCACACTCAATGGATTATTGGCAAGACTCGTTGCCAGTGACGGCGATCTTCGAAAGGCCAATGAAGAAATTGAACCACTCGTAAAGGATGATGACCTCGCAGCCGAATACGAAGTAATAATCGGGTACGAGGAGCAAGCAGCGAACGCTATCGCGGAGGTTCAAACACGTTTGGCCGAACTGCAGCTAGGAGAGAGAACTTCGCCCGACGCAACGCGACAACCACAAACAGCTGGTCCTCCAGAAAATCATCACGTGCAATCTTCCGGTGTCAAACTGCCCAAACTTCAACTCCAGACCTTCGCAGGTGAGCTGACACAGTGGTTGCCATTTTGGGAGCAATTTCGTACGGCGGTCCATGAAAATGTAAGATTAACGAAGACGGAGAAGTTTCAATACTTAAGCACCTTGTTGAAGGGTCAGGCAGCATCCGCTATTAGAGGACTCCAGGCGACGGAATCGTGCTATAACGATGCAATAGAGATACTGACGCAGCGCTTCGGGAACACTGGTCGGATTGAACGTGAATACCTAGCGAGGCTAAGAAACCTGCCACCGGTGAGGTTTTCGACAGATGTGGCGGGACTTCGAATATTGTACGACCACGTCCAGTCCAATATAAGAGGTCTGCGAGCGTTGGGAATACCGACTACCACCTATGCGTCAATGATGGTTGATATTCTCCTGTCGTCTCTGCCCTCTGACATGGTCGTGGAGTATCAACGCATGGTGCGGTATCGAACTGCTTTGTCCGACACCAACGGAACAGAGAATGACACGTCATCACGTGCCTCCGAATCAACTACTGGGACAGACGCGAAGGCAAGTGACGAGCTGTCCAAAGTGCTACATTTTGTGCGTGTAGAACTTGAAAGTCGTGAACAATGTGGCGCGAAAAGCCGCAGTGTTACGCAGCCGGTTCATCAACAGCTCAGAGTGAAGTCCAGTCGAAACATTCCAACAGGTGCTGTGCTACATACGCGCGTGGGAGCTGCCCCTAACTGTGTTTTCTGTGGGTCTACTGATCACGATACCCCAATGTGCAGAGTGGATATGCCAACGGCTGACAAAATGAAGAAGCTTTCGCGAGAGATGCGGTGCTTCCGCTGTACTAAAAGGGGTCACCGCTCAAAGGACTGCCGTTCCAGGATCACCTGCAAGCATTGTGGACGAAAACATGCGTCATCAGTATGCGACCCATCCAAGAGTACTCTGCCGAAAGAAGTGGTTGGAGATGTTTCGACCACTACCAACATGATGGCCACGAACGGCGCACCGCACAAGCAAAATAGTGAGGTACTGCTTCAGACTTTCCGTACGTGGGCGTCGTCCGACGCCGAGTGTGCCCTTCTCCGAGGCGTCGTTGACGGGGGAAGTCAGCGCACTTTCGTCCGCGAAGACATTGCCAAAAAACTGAAGCTAAAAGTAATCGGTGAGAGCAACATGCAAATCAACACCTTCGCTAACGACGCGCCTTCAAACCGGATACACAAGGGGAAGGTGGTAGAGCTTCGTCTTAGGAGCCAATATCACCCAAAGGAGTACATCATTCGGGCTACTACAATACCATTCATCTGTAAGGATCTCACAAGCACTCCGGTGAGTCACGACTTTGTGGAATGCATACGCCGTCGGGGAGAGTTCATCGCAGACGATCTGTTGCTTCCTAATGTGACGACTGAAGCTGGCATTGGGCTGCTGATCGGCAGTGATGAGATGTGGAGGGTACTCACCGGCGAGGTGAATCGATGCAACGGAAACGAGAGCTTGGTTGCAGTGGGGACAGTTTTCGGTTGGACCTTCCAGGGACCGACGACGACCACCAGCCACTGCACCGAGCAGTCTACGGTAGCAGTGTGCGTCTTGAAGGCTGGGGTGATGATGCAAGAAGAAAACGACGCGCTGAAGAAATTCTGGGAATTAGAAAGTATCGGAATTGTAGACGATGCGAGCATGAAGGCCGAACAGAACTCTGTCGTTTTAGAGGAGTTCGAGCGCAACGTACAACTGCGAGGAGGCCGGTATGAGGTGGCATTGCCATGGAAAGCCCGCAAAGATGATCTACAGGACAACTACACAGTAGCCAGAAACAGACTGCAGGGCCTCGTGAGACGGCTGAACCGGGATGGCAACGCTGGGGACTATGACAGAGCCATCCGGACCTATATCGAAAGCGGACACGCCGAGAAAGTGACTGAGGACGACGACAATTCGACCACTGTgtactacatgcctcacaggGCCGTCACAAGAAACGAATCTTCGTCGACCAGGGTCCGGGTGGTGTTTGACGCGTCCTCACATGCTGGTGGAGCAACTTCATTGAACGACCATCTTGAGAAAGGCCCGAAATTAAACACCGATCTGGTTTCAGTGTTGCTCCGCTTCAGAATGCACAAGGTTGCCCTAACGGCGGATATTCAAAAGGCCTTTTTGCAGATTGGCATTCAAAACTGTGACAGAGATGCTTTGCGATTTCTGTGGTTCTCTCAAGTCCCGACCACAGACGAACACGAACAGGAGATTGAATGCTGGAGGATGACGCGCGTGCCTTTTGGAACCACAGCGAGCCCTTTCCTATTGGGCGCTACACTACGCCATCACCTCCGAGCGTTTGAAGAGTCGGACAGAGAACTGGCTGCCACCTTGATGGAGTCCTTCTATGTCGACGACCTGCTCACAGGAGCCGCCACAACAGACGAAGCGCTAGAAATTGTCCGGAGATCCAGAGAAATTTTACAGCAAGCCGGCATGAACTTAACCAAGTGGGCCTCTAAC from Ornithodoros turicata isolate Travis chromosome 4, ASM3712646v1, whole genome shotgun sequence encodes the following:
- the LOC135392562 gene encoding uncharacterized protein LOC135392562, whose product is MERLKHKRAARRAQVTKLIHEVTELRSDHTVTKTTLNGLLARLVASDGDLRKANEEIEPLVKDDDLAAEYEVIIGYEEQAANAIAEVQTRLAELQLGERTSPDATRQPQTAGPPENHHVQSSGVKLPKLQLQTFAGELTQWLPFWEQFRTAVHENVRLTKTEKFQYLSTLLKGQAASAIRGLQATESCYNDAIEILTQRFGNTGRIEREYLARLRNLPPVRFSTDVAGLRILYDHVQSNIRGLRALGIPTTTYASMMVDILLSSLPSDMVVEYQRMVRYRTALSDTNGTENDTSSRASESTTGTDAKASDELSKVLHFVRVELESREQCGAKSRSVTQPVHQQLRVKSSRNIPTGAVLHTRVGAAPNCVFCGSTDHDTPMCRVDMPTADKMKKLSREMRCFRCTKRGHRSKDCRSRITCKHCGRKHASSVCDPSKSTLPKEVVGDVSTTTNMMATNGAPHKQNSEVLLQTFRTWASSDAECALLRGVVDGGSQRTFVREDIAKKLKLKVIGESNMQINTFANDAPSNRIHKGKVVELRLRSQYHPKEYIIRATTIPFICKDLTSTPVSHDFVECIRRRGEFIADDLLLPNVTTEAGIGLLIGSDEMWRVLTGEVNRCNGNESLVAVGTVFGWTFQGPTTTTSHCTEQSTVAVCVLKAGVMMQEENDALKKFWELESIGIVDDASMKAEQNSVVLEEFERNVQLRGGRYEVALPWKARKDDLQDNYTVARNRLQGLVRRLNRDGNAGDYDRAIRTYIESGHAEKVTEDDDNSTTVYYMPHRAVTRNESSSTRVRVVFDASSHAGGATSLNDHLEKGPKLNTDLVSVLLRFRMHKVALTADIQKAFLQIGIQNCDRDALRFLWFSQVPTTDEHEQEIECWRMTRVPFGTTASPFLLGATLRHHLRAFEESDRELAATLMESFYVDDLLTGAATTDEALEIVRRSREILQQAGMNLTKWASNSSELQSAFEHEENGTDVGEKSFSEPTQAKVLGVAWDRSTDYFKFSGEHLLSVITRMSDTKRSVLQASSRIFDPLGFLAPYTIRVKIIFQELWKAGLDWDTTLPNNISTEWRSWCSELPSLREVSMERCLLPAIGTVYSHQLHIFSDASPQAYGACAFLRTKSDAGETKVRLIFAKSRVAPLKKLTLPRLELMGALIAARVAKLLTTALKMEASEVIFWTDSTIALSWIKGEANRWKPFVRNRVTEIQETTEGSQWSHCPGADNPADALTRGLTVKALIEDKKWFEGPTWLAETKESWPRSFAEDEESVNKVENEKVKVTALAAQVDPAVTIPPLLDLKKYSSYLRLLRVTAWIIRFSQNCRSRSRVIGPLTATELNQAEMFWVTRAQSDCYPEEMRALEHQQRIPAASKIAQLQPFLDAKGVMRLSGRLQCSDNPEEVKHPILLAKEHPLSELIARNEHRRALHSGVQTTLTLLREKWWISQARQLVKFITRRCKVCARFRATRATAPTAPLPADRTNPSHPFDTTGIDFAGPVYIKTCKGSSTKSYIALFTCSTTRAVHLELVTDLTTKSFLLAFRRFISRRGAPSTIYSDNALTFKKAARDIAELWNIIRSVDSQDFATTNRITWKFIVERAAWWGGMWERMVRTVKTCLRKILGRQCLTFEEMTTILHEVEAMVNSRPLTFLHSSPEEPSALTPAHLLLGKTLTALPEQPGAVSVPTSHRTSVNRKWIHRQKLADQFWKRWKKEYLLELRSAHQFGVCSPTNLTKGDVVLLQEDKSPRHLWRLARITQLYKGRDGKVRSCEVKLSSGNVTRRPVQLLFPLEVKETN